One genomic segment of Paenibacillus xylanexedens includes these proteins:
- a CDS encoding carbohydrate ABC transporter permease, with product MKHRKSSQLLQQLVFVGPSIVFFILIIVVPFLLGMVYSFTDWNGVSENINWVGFDNFVHVFANDPKFQTAFWFTVRFTVVGVVLTNVIGFFLAYFLTKPLKTRNILRTIFFMPNVIGGLLLGFIWQFIFVKGFSAVGDVTGWSFFNLPWLGDEPTAFWGIVIVFVWQTAGYLMVIYISSLTNVSPDLLEAAEIDGASRWQVLRSIILPLIMPGVTICLFLAISWSFKMFDLNLSLTKGGPFGSTESVALNIYNEAFVNNRYGIGTAKALVFFVIVAIITMIQVRLTKSKEVEA from the coding sequence ATGAAGCATCGCAAATCTTCACAGCTGTTACAGCAGCTTGTGTTCGTGGGTCCCTCCATCGTGTTTTTTATTCTCATCATCGTGGTCCCTTTCCTGCTTGGCATGGTGTATTCCTTCACGGATTGGAACGGGGTATCCGAGAACATTAATTGGGTAGGGTTTGATAACTTCGTGCATGTTTTTGCGAATGATCCCAAGTTCCAAACGGCGTTTTGGTTTACGGTGCGCTTCACCGTGGTTGGTGTGGTACTGACCAATGTGATTGGCTTTTTCCTGGCGTATTTCCTGACCAAACCGCTCAAGACGAGAAACATTCTGCGTACGATCTTTTTTATGCCTAACGTGATCGGTGGGTTGTTGCTCGGCTTTATCTGGCAGTTCATATTTGTGAAAGGGTTTTCAGCAGTAGGCGATGTGACCGGCTGGTCCTTCTTCAACCTTCCTTGGCTGGGAGACGAACCAACCGCCTTCTGGGGAATCGTGATTGTGTTTGTATGGCAGACTGCAGGATATCTGATGGTCATCTACATCTCATCTCTGACAAATGTATCCCCTGATCTGCTGGAAGCCGCCGAGATTGATGGCGCAAGTCGCTGGCAGGTACTGCGGAGCATCATTCTTCCGCTCATTATGCCGGGTGTAACGATCTGTCTGTTCCTAGCGATCTCCTGGTCGTTCAAAATGTTCGATCTCAATCTGTCACTGACCAAAGGTGGACCGTTCGGATCAACAGAGTCGGTTGCACTTAATATTTACAATGAAGCCTTTGTGAATAACAGATATGGCATCGGAACCGCCAAAGCACTCGTGTTCTTCGTAATCGTTGCCATCATCACCATGATTCAGGTACGTCTGACGAAGAGCAAGGAGGTAGAAGCCTAA
- a CDS encoding carbohydrate ABC transporter permease, translated as METTKNYRFSTIFTEIVMVLLGLLFLVPFYFLFVNSVKTFGDLLTNSAAWPEVFQWGNYANAWEKINFPSALMNSLIVTVVSNLLLVLISSMAAYRMVRSDTRFNRILFGMFIAAMVIPFQSIMIPLVTVTSNLGLIDSLGGLIICYLGFGAPMSVFLFHGFVKSVPLEIEEAARVDGSSVYGVFFRIVFPLMKPMYVTVIILNTLWIWNDYLLPSLILQSSNLRTIPIATFALFGQYTKQWDLALPALVLGIMPIIIFFLLMQKYIIQGITAGSVKG; from the coding sequence ATGGAGACGACGAAAAATTACCGCTTCAGTACCATTTTTACCGAGATAGTCATGGTACTCCTTGGACTTTTATTCCTGGTTCCGTTTTACTTCCTGTTTGTGAATTCGGTCAAAACCTTCGGTGATCTGCTCACCAATTCGGCTGCTTGGCCGGAAGTATTTCAGTGGGGCAACTATGCTAACGCCTGGGAGAAAATTAACTTCCCGTCCGCGCTGATGAACTCGCTTATCGTTACGGTGGTCAGCAATCTGTTGCTTGTGCTGATCAGTTCCATGGCCGCGTACCGAATGGTCCGCAGCGATACCCGGTTCAACCGTATTTTGTTCGGCATGTTCATTGCCGCGATGGTGATTCCGTTCCAGTCTATCATGATTCCACTTGTTACTGTAACCAGTAATCTGGGATTGATCGACAGCCTTGGCGGTCTCATTATCTGTTATCTCGGTTTCGGAGCACCGATGTCTGTCTTCCTGTTCCACGGATTCGTGAAATCCGTCCCACTGGAGATTGAGGAAGCGGCCCGGGTGGATGGAAGCTCGGTCTACGGGGTGTTCTTCCGGATCGTATTTCCACTCATGAAACCGATGTATGTAACCGTCATCATTCTGAACACACTCTGGATCTGGAATGATTATCTGCTCCCATCCCTGATCCTGCAAAGCTCCAACCTACGTACGATCCCGATTGCCACCTTTGCACTCTTCGGTCAGTATACGAAGCAATGGGATCTAGCCTTGCCGGCACTTGTGCTCGGTATCATGCCGATCATTATCTTCTTCCTGCTGATGCAGAAGTACATCATTCAGGGGATTACGGCTGGATCAGTTAAAGGGTAA
- a CDS encoding ABC transporter substrate-binding protein, with protein sequence MKRMTKLTLLMLIAFSVMLAGCGNGDKSGSPVNTDAQGGGEAAAGDKTIKIFQFKVEIAEALNRLKAEYESSHPGVKLDIQTVGGGSDYGAALKAKFAAGEQPDIFNVGGYRELDTWLEYLEDLSGESWAKDALEVAKEPMTKDGKLYGQPLALEGYGFIYNKDLFQKAGITEIPTTLEQLDQAAQKLQAAGITPFSNGYQEWWVLGNHNVNVAFANQADPVKFIQGLNESTEKIPGNQVFADWINLLDLTLKYSNKNPLTTDYNTQVTLFASGEAAMMQQGNWTQVQIDGIDPDLNLGILPMPINNEPNDKLFVGVPNYWVVNKNSQVKPEAKEFLEWLVTSDIGKQYMTKEFKFIPAFSSITASEEDLGDLATEIMKYSQENKTLSWNFNRFPEGVPQEYGSTIQAYVAGKSDKAGLLDALQQNWDSLKK encoded by the coding sequence ATGAAAAGAATGACAAAGTTGACGTTGCTTATGCTGATTGCTTTTTCGGTAATGCTCGCGGGTTGTGGCAATGGGGACAAGAGTGGCAGTCCGGTCAACACGGATGCTCAAGGTGGTGGCGAGGCTGCTGCTGGAGATAAAACCATTAAGATCTTCCAATTCAAAGTCGAAATCGCGGAAGCGCTCAATCGTCTCAAAGCGGAATATGAATCCTCCCATCCAGGCGTCAAACTGGACATTCAAACTGTAGGTGGCGGCAGTGACTACGGTGCTGCACTGAAAGCCAAGTTTGCCGCAGGCGAACAACCGGACATTTTCAACGTAGGTGGTTATCGTGAATTGGATACATGGCTTGAATATCTGGAAGATCTGTCTGGAGAATCATGGGCCAAGGATGCACTCGAAGTAGCCAAAGAGCCAATGACCAAAGACGGCAAGCTCTACGGACAGCCGCTCGCGCTGGAGGGTTATGGTTTCATTTATAACAAAGACCTCTTCCAAAAAGCAGGTATTACCGAAATTCCAACGACACTGGAACAATTGGATCAAGCGGCACAGAAGCTTCAAGCCGCAGGCATTACCCCATTCTCTAACGGGTATCAGGAGTGGTGGGTGCTGGGCAATCATAACGTAAACGTCGCATTTGCAAATCAGGCAGATCCGGTGAAATTCATCCAAGGACTCAACGAAAGTACGGAGAAGATTCCTGGCAACCAAGTGTTCGCCGACTGGATCAACTTGCTCGACTTAACGCTGAAATACAGCAACAAAAACCCGCTGACAACCGACTATAATACACAAGTTACGTTGTTTGCGAGTGGAGAAGCGGCGATGATGCAGCAAGGGAACTGGACTCAAGTACAGATCGATGGAATCGATCCGGATCTGAATCTGGGTATTCTGCCGATGCCAATTAACAATGAACCAAATGACAAATTGTTTGTCGGCGTGCCGAACTATTGGGTTGTGAACAAGAATTCCCAAGTGAAACCGGAAGCAAAAGAGTTTTTGGAATGGCTCGTAACTTCGGATATCGGGAAACAATACATGACAAAAGAATTCAAATTCATCCCGGCGTTCAGTTCCATCACAGCATCCGAAGAGGATCTGGGTGACCTCGCCACAGAGATCATGAAGTATAGCCAGGAAAATAAAACACTCAGCTGGAACTTCAACCGCTTCCCTGAGGGGGTTCCACAAGAGTATGGCAGCACAATTCAGGCTTACGTTGCAGGCAAATCGGATAAAGCCGGATTGCTCGACGCATTGCAACAGAACTGGGATAGTCTGAAAAAATAA